DNA sequence from the Streptomyces canus genome:
CAGGGCGACGGCGGCGACCTCGTACTGCTTCGAGTTGGCCCCCGACTCGGCCAGGTCCTTCGCCACCCACAGCAGATCCACCGCGCGTCGCAGCAGAGCCCCCTTCGCGCACTGCTGGACGAAGGCGAGCAGGGCGTTGGCCTCCGCGTACAGCCAGTCCTGGGCGGTGTGGCGGTCCTCGAAGGACAGGCCGGGGTAGCGGATCTCCTCCAGGTGCTCCACCAGCCGGTCGCCGGGACGCTCGATGGCGTACACGGCCGCCGCGGTCGCGAGATAGAAGTCCAGCAGCCGGGACAGCGCCGCCTCCCGCTCGCTCGGCGGCCACTCGTCGCGCTCGGCGCACGCACGCGCGTAGAGCCGTACGAGATCGTGGAACCGGTAGCGGCCGGGCGCCGCCGATTCCAGCAGTGAGGTGTCGACCAGGGCCTCCAGGAGGTCCTCGGTGTCCTCCACGGGGAGATCCAGCACCGCGCCGGCCGCCGCCAGCGACATGTCCGGACCGTCGGCGAGGCCCAGCAGGCGGAAGGCGCGGGCCTGGGCGGGCTCCAGCTGGCCGTAGCCGAGTTCGAAGGTGGCCTTCACCGCGAGGTCGCCGGCCTGGAGTTCGTCGAGGCGGCGGCGTTCGTCGGCGAGCTTCGCCGCGAGGACGGAGACCGTCCAGGTGCGGCGGGCCGCCAGGCGGGAGGCGGCGATGCGGATGGCGAGGGGAAGGAATCCGCAGGCGGCGACCACGTCGAGGGCGGCCTTGCGCTCGGAGGCGACCCGTTCCTCGCCGACGATCTTGGTGAACAGCTGGAGGGCCTCGTCGGGGGACATCACGTCCAGGTCGACCAGGTGGGCTCCGGCGAGGTCGACCATGCGGACCCGGGAGGTCACCAGGGCCGCGCAGCCTTCCGTGCCCGGCAGCAGGGGCCGTATCTGGGCCGCGTCGCGCGCGTTGTCGAGCAGGACGAGGACCCGGCGGCCGTCGAGGACCGAGCGGTACAGGGCGGACCGCTCCTGAAGGGAGTCCGGGATCGCGGAGTCGGGGGTGCCGAGGGCTCTGAGGAAGGCGCCCAGGACCGTCTCCGGCTCGGCCGCCCGGGAGCCCGCGCCCTGGAGGTCGACGTAGAGCTGCCCGTCGGGGAAGACCGCGCGGCACTGGTGGGCCACGTGCACCGCGAGGGTCGTCTTGCCGACGCCGCCGATGCCGGCCAGCGCGGAGACCGCCATCACGTGGCCCTCGGAGCCGGAGGCGAGCACCTGGCTCAGTTCGGTGACGAAGGACGCGCGGCCCGTGAAGTCCGGGACCGTGGCCGGGAGTTGTGCGGGCCGGACGGGGGCGGCGACCGGTTCGGGCTCCGGGGAGGAGGGGGCCGCGAGGCCGGGGTCGGCCTGGAGGATGCGCTGCTGGAGTTCGCGCAGGCCGGGGCGGGGGTCGACGCCGAGTTCGTCGGCGAGCAGGCGGCGGGTGTCGGCGTAGACCGCGAGGGCCTCCGCCTGGCGGCCGGAGCGGTACAGGGCCAGCATGAGCAGCTCACGCAGGCGCTCGCGCAGGGGGTGCTCGGCGGTGAGGGCGGTGAGTTCGGAGACCGCCCCCGCGTGGCAGCCCTGCTCCAGGTCCATGTCGAGGCGCGTTTCGAGGAGTTGCAGCCGCCACTCCTGAAGGCGTACGCGCTGTGCCTCGGCGTACGGCCCCGGCACTCCCGCGAGCACCTCGCCGTCCCACAGGGCCAGCGCCCGGGTGAGCGCCTCCCGCGCATGGCACAGGTCCCCGGTGCTGCGGGCCTTCTCCGCCTCGGTGGCCAGCTCCTGGGCGGCGGCCAGGTCGAGCGCGTCCTCGCCGAGCCCGCGGATCGCGTACCCGCCGGACTCGCTGACCAGGATCCCGGGGTCGAGGATCTTGCGGAGCCGGGAGGCGTACGTGCGCACGGCGGCCAGGGCCTGGGAGGGCGGTTCCTCGCCCCACAGGGCGTCGATCAGCTCGGCGGCGGTCGCCGTACGGCCCTCGCGCAGCAACAGGGCGGCGAGCAGGGCCCGTTGCTGGGGCGAGCCGGTGTTCAACAACTCCTCACCACGCCGGGCCCGCACCGGCCCGAGCACGCTGAACCGCAACGACGGCAGGGGCGCCGCGGGGCGCGTGTCCTTCCCGGCTCCCGTCGCGGGGCGCGTGTGCTGCCCCGCTCCGGCCGCGTGGCTGGTGTCCTTCCCGGCTCCCGTCGCGGGGCTGGCGTGTTGCGGGGCTCCGGTCGTGGGGCTGGTGTGCTGCCCGACCCTCGTCGCGGGGCTTGTGTTTTCCCCGACTTCCGCCAGGGGGCTCGAGTGTTGCCCGGCCTCCGCCGTAGAGCCCGTGTGCTGCCCGGCTCCCGTCGCGGGGCGCGTGTGCTGCTCGACCCTCGTCGCGGGGCTTGTGTTTTCCCGGACTTCCGCCACGGGGCTGGTGTGTTGCTCGACTTCCGCCACGTGGCTCGTGTGTTGCCCGGCCTCCGCCGTGGAGCTCGTGTGTTGCCCGGCTCCGGACACGGATCGCGTGTCCTCCTCGGCTCCCGCCGCGGGGCTCGCGTACTGCCCGGCCCCCGTCGCAGAGCCCCTGTCCTCCCCGGCCCCCGCCGAGGAGCCGGGACGCCTCTGCTCCGGCACCCGCGGTACACCGTCCATCGCCGTCCCCCTAGGGCCTGTTGACAACCCGGTCAGTCTGCCTTGTCCACGGCAGATGCGTCAGCTGTGGAGAGGCTGATCACAGATGGGCGCGCGGTATATCACAAGGCCCTCACTCTCTCTCCGCACACTTCCGCACAGGAACCGTCGGCATCGGTCGCCGCCCACCCAGCTGACGGACCGTCAGATCGGCGCTACCGTGAGCGCCATGGAGACCACGACGGCACTTCCGAAGATCATCTCCGTCGACGACCACACGGTGGAGCCCTCCGACGTCTGGCAGAACCGGCTCCCGAAGAAGTACCTCGACACCGGCCCCCGCGTC
Encoded proteins:
- a CDS encoding AfsR/SARP family transcriptional regulator, whose product is MRFSVLGPVRARRGEELLNTGSPQQRALLAALLLREGRTATAAELIDALWGEEPPSQALAAVRTYASRLRKILDPGILVSESGGYAIRGLGEDALDLAAAQELATEAEKARSTGDLCHAREALTRALALWDGEVLAGVPGPYAEAQRVRLQEWRLQLLETRLDMDLEQGCHAGAVSELTALTAEHPLRERLRELLMLALYRSGRQAEALAVYADTRRLLADELGVDPRPGLRELQQRILQADPGLAAPSSPEPEPVAAPVRPAQLPATVPDFTGRASFVTELSQVLASGSEGHVMAVSALAGIGGVGKTTLAVHVAHQCRAVFPDGQLYVDLQGAGSRAAEPETVLGAFLRALGTPDSAIPDSLQERSALYRSVLDGRRVLVLLDNARDAAQIRPLLPGTEGCAALVTSRVRMVDLAGAHLVDLDVMSPDEALQLFTKIVGEERVASERKAALDVVAACGFLPLAIRIAASRLAARRTWTVSVLAAKLADERRRLDELQAGDLAVKATFELGYGQLEPAQARAFRLLGLADGPDMSLAAAGAVLDLPVEDTEDLLEALVDTSLLESAAPGRYRFHDLVRLYARACAERDEWPPSEREAALSRLLDFYLATAAAVYAIERPGDRLVEHLEEIRYPGLSFEDRHTAQDWLYAEANALLAFVQQCAKGALLRRAVDLLWVAKDLAESGANSKQYEVAAVALRDAADATDDPRSRARALTTLTNVHLVAGRFEQADAEARLAMDLARAADDLAPRCWAANDRGIIALYQGRHPEGEAYLKEAIESFRHDRNLAGEASALCNLSRIHLAMGQSTSAVELAQQGIVIYDRLGHTLRGANGRYALGLALTGQGRLDAAVDRLTEALEVFRDSRQRLWEGMTLFRLAEAHLVGHRPTQAAALTEQALAVLRGIGGEWRRGNVLTVLGRALSGLGQPGRAEACWQEALGIYEQLGSPEAADVRLLLAPSATV